In a single window of the Gossypium hirsutum isolate 1008001.06 chromosome D02, Gossypium_hirsutum_v2.1, whole genome shotgun sequence genome:
- the LOC107909692 gene encoding L-tryptophan--pyruvate aminotransferase 1: MVVGFEKAVSATKSVVTSAKKAPTTLSSDRVINFARGDPTMYESYWRQMGEKCTIVISGHNLMSYFSNAGHFCWFLMPELDRAIRRLHCVVGNAVVDDDRYIVVGNGSTQLFQAVLYALSSSYDPDTEPLSVVAAAPFYSSYPEETDFLRSGLYKWAGDAYSFDKDGAYIEVVTSPNNPDGAIREAVVNRDGGKLIHDLAYYWPQYTPITGKADNDIMLFTFSKATGHAGSRIGWAIVKDIEVATKMVKFMELSSIGVSKESQLRAAKILEVISDDCQNSAPDKEENFFEYGQRLMSDRWEKLREVVKRNGVFSLPKYPQDYCNFIGKYTDPSPAFAWLKSKDGLNCDNLLRELKIVTRGGTNFGVDSNYTRISMLSPDEDFNLLLEKLSAIKGTIINGNN; encoded by the exons ATGGTGGTCGGCTTTGAGAAGGCAGTTTCCGCTACGAAATCCGTCGTGACCTCCGCCAAGAAGGCACCCACTACTCTCTCCTCCGACCGTGTCATCAACTTCGCTCG TGGTGATCCTACCATGTACGAGTCATACTGGAGGCAAATGGGAGAGAAATGCACGATCGTGATCTCTGGCCATAATTTGATGAGCTACTTCAGCAACGCGGGACACTTTTGCTGGTTTTTGATGCCGGAGCTCGATCGTGCCATCCGGAGGTTGCATTGCGTCGTTGGAAATGCAGTGGTTGACGATGATCGATATATCGTGGTAGGCAATGGCTCAACCCAGCTCTTCCAGGCCGTGCTCTACGCCCTCTCTTCTTCCTACGACCCTGACACTGAGCCCCTCAGCGTCGTCGCCGCCGCCCCTTTCTACTCG TCATATCCAGAGGAAACGGACTTCCTCCGTTCAGGGCTGTACAAATGGGCAGGCGATGCTTACTCCTTTGATAAAGATGGAGCATACATAGAGGTGGTCACTTCGCCCAACAATCCTGATGGTGCAATTCGAGAAGCAGTGGTGAATCGTGATGGTGGTAAACTTATTCACGACTTAGCCTACTATTGGCCTCAATACACCCCCATTACTGGTAAGGCTGATAATGATATTATGCTTTTCACCTTCTCCAAAGCCACTGGACATGCTGGTTCCCGCATCGG ATGGGCTATCGTTAAGGATATAGAAGTGGCAACCAAGATGGTTAAGTTCATGGAGCTGAGTAGCATTGGGGTGTCGAAAGAATCCCAACTCCGTGCTGCCAAGATTCTCGAAGTGATCAGTGACGACTGCCAGAATTCTGCTCCTGATAAAGAGGAAAATTTCTTTGAATATGGACAGCGGCTCATGTCTGATAGATGGGAAAAGCTGCGTGAGGTGGTTAAACGCAATGGAGTTTTCAGTCTGCCTAAGTACCCTCAAGATTACTGCAACTTCATTGGCAAATACACTGATCCAAGCCCTG CCTTTGCATGGTTGAAGAGCAAGGACGGGTTGAACTGTGACAATCTCTTAAGAGAGCTTAAGATAGTCACAAGGGGCGGAACAAATTTTGGGGTGGACTCAAATTATACAAGGATTAGCATGCTGAGTCCTGATGAGGATTTTAACCTTCTCTTGGAGAAGTTGTCTGCAATCAAAGGCACCATCATCAATGGAAATAATTAG